One genomic window of Bradyrhizobium sp. B124 includes the following:
- a CDS encoding iron chelate uptake ABC transporter family permease subunit: MSVLAERPARAKRRRAGMSPRPAATLTLLCLLAALAASALVALTVGAAGIPLARLPAALGLWADSAANPLLARDQLVVWSIRIPRIAAAAMVGGLLAVSGTIMQGLFRNPLADPALVGVSSGGAFAAAAAIVFTDSHLGESLRFLQHQLLPIAAFAGSLITTIVLYGIASRGGRTSIAIFLLAGLAIAAIANAGIGLLVFVADDRQLRDITFWMLGSLSGATWTKLTALAPVLAAALIACLWIARGLDVLVLGEAEAFHSGVDVERLKRISIVLVSAMTGVAVSVCGVVGFVGIVVPHLLRLVIGPGHRLLLPASALLGAILLVGADTVARTIVAPAEMPIGILTAAIGAPFFLAMLLRQRSLVSL, encoded by the coding sequence ATGAGCGTGCTGGCCGAACGCCCCGCGCGTGCGAAGCGACGGCGCGCCGGCATGTCGCCGCGGCCGGCGGCGACACTCACCCTGCTCTGCCTGCTTGCGGCGCTCGCAGCAAGCGCCCTGGTCGCCCTGACGGTCGGGGCGGCCGGTATCCCATTGGCACGGCTTCCCGCCGCGCTCGGGCTATGGGCCGACAGCGCGGCCAACCCGCTGCTCGCGCGCGACCAGCTCGTGGTGTGGTCGATCCGGATCCCGCGGATCGCGGCGGCTGCGATGGTCGGCGGACTCCTTGCCGTATCAGGCACAATCATGCAGGGCCTGTTCCGCAACCCCCTCGCCGATCCGGCGCTGGTCGGCGTCTCCTCCGGCGGCGCGTTCGCCGCAGCGGCGGCGATCGTATTCACCGACAGCCATCTCGGCGAGAGCCTGCGCTTCCTGCAGCATCAGCTGCTGCCGATCGCGGCCTTCGCCGGGTCGCTGATTACGACCATCGTGCTTTATGGCATTGCGAGCCGCGGCGGCCGGACCTCGATCGCGATCTTCCTGCTGGCCGGGCTTGCGATTGCCGCGATCGCCAATGCGGGCATCGGGCTCCTGGTGTTCGTCGCCGACGACCGCCAGCTGCGCGACATCACCTTCTGGATGCTGGGTTCGCTGAGCGGCGCGACCTGGACCAAGCTCACGGCGCTTGCCCCGGTCCTGGCCGCGGCGCTGATCGCCTGCCTCTGGATCGCGCGCGGCCTCGACGTGCTGGTGCTCGGCGAGGCCGAGGCATTCCACAGCGGCGTCGACGTCGAGCGGCTGAAGCGGATCTCGATCGTGCTGGTGTCGGCGATGACCGGGGTCGCGGTTTCGGTTTGCGGTGTGGTCGGTTTCGTCGGCATCGTGGTGCCGCATCTGCTGCGGCTGGTGATCGGGCCCGGGCACCGCCTGCTGCTGCCGGCCTCCGCATTGCTCGGCGCCATCCTGCTGGTCGGCGCCGACACCGTGGCGCGCACCATCGTGGCCCCTGCTGAGATGCCGATCGGCATCCTGACCGCGGCGATCGGCGCGCCGTTCTTCCTCGCCATGCTGCTGCGCCAGCGCTCCCTGGTGTCGCTATGA